AGAAGATGCAGTATACAGTTATTATCATGGTGATTCTCTTGTTGGAAATGGCAGTTGCAGCTGATATACTCCTAAATTCTGACTGGGAAAAGGTAATATAATTACCTCTTTATATATTACTTAATCATTTCTCCTAAGTATCTAATTTGATTCAGGTGTTGATCTATCAGGATTTGCCTGAGGATCCAACAGGAAGATTCCATGATTTTAAACAATTTGTGGAATCAAATTTTGATGTCTTCAAATGGATAGGTTTGTTAATCATCTTAGCTCAGGTAATTTAATTTCCTGCGGTTGTGTTTTGATTATAATATTCTTGTCAATATGATCATGTATCCAAAATTGTTAACTTAATATCCCATCGACAGGGATCTTGTATCTTGTTGGCAATGGCTTTGAGAGCTCTTGGACAAAATCATGGATCCAACTATGACAGTGATGATGAATACCCTCCTGCCAGGCTTCCACTGATTAATCACAATTTACAGCCACCTTCATTTGTTGTTGGAGATCCCCACTTTCCCTCCAAGAATGATGCATGGAATGTAAGGATTCATTCTCAGCCCTGATGATAGGAGTTGGGTATTTTCGGATATCTGATTCAATCAAATCCTATTAGAATAAGTTTAGATGATCTATAGTCAGATTTAGAATAGTTTCAGGTTTgaatattttttatgtaaattattaattaaatatataaaattaaagagtttaaataataCTCGAGTAATGATAATTGAATTTGGGATGATTATGAATCGCGTTACCCAACTCGTTACCATCCATATTCTAAGGTCATTTCCAGCTTTTTCAATTGATATATATATGGCATTTTTCTCATTTAATATATGCATTTTTTTCAAACCTTTGTAGACAAACAAGTGAAGAAAATAGCTCAAGATCAGCAGATTGTTGTTGAGGCAAAGGTTTAAATTGAATCATCAAATATTAGACTTGAAGATGGAAATTGTTGAAGACTGCAGAATTTATTGAATCATCAAATATTAGACTTgaagatggaaattgatgaagatTGCAGAATTTTGTAGAAATAAATGTTAGCCATTGTTGTAATTGGGACTTTCAAGCCCACACCAATTATTTTTTGAAACCTAATTAATGTTATGGAATGACTTTTCAGCCCAAACCAGGCCCAACAACTGCTTTATTTCTTTAGAAAAATGCTTTTAAGTAGAcatgtttttgttaatttaagaaataattaaaaatttagaatagAAAGTTCCAAACAAGTATTAATGGGTGAAAAATGAAATAAGAGGACATAAAATATACAAGCACAGAGCATTGGGGTGTT
The sequence above is a segment of the Hevea brasiliensis isolate MT/VB/25A 57/8 chromosome 11, ASM3005281v1, whole genome shotgun sequence genome. Coding sequences within it:
- the LOC110649158 gene encoding tetraspanin-19 isoform X2, encoding MPSIAKILLRSILKMVNFVMGIVGIAMVLYGLWMARVWQRDIEASSSIDDYDSTAPWFIYTFLSIGITLCLVTCIGHISADSSNGFCLSCYTVIIMVILLLEMAVAADILLNSDWEKDLPEDPTGRFHDFKQFVESNFDVFKWIGLLIILAQGSCILLAMALRALGQNHGSNYDSDDEYPPARLPLINHNLQPPSFVVGDPHFPSKNDAWNTNK
- the LOC110649158 gene encoding tetraspanin-19 isoform X1, whose amino-acid sequence is MPSIAKILLRSILKMVNFVMGIVGIAMVLYGLWMARVWQRDIEASSSIDDYDSTAPWFIYTFLSIGITLCLVTCIGHISADSSNGFCLSCYTVIIMVILLLEMAVAADILLNSDWEKVLIYQDLPEDPTGRFHDFKQFVESNFDVFKWIGLLIILAQGSCILLAMALRALGQNHGSNYDSDDEYPPARLPLINHNLQPPSFVVGDPHFPSKNDAWNTNK